The Mucilaginibacter terrae region ACTTAATGGGCGTTGACCCGCCTAACCGAAATTTATAAATTAACTATTTACTATAATCCTTACTTTTATTGGCTTTGTAAACCCATACATCGCTACCCATAAATTGCACATGAAGAAACATTTATACCTCTTACTCATGATGGCCGGCCAAATGGCCTTTTCTCAATCCAAAAATAATGATTGGGAGAATCCGGGCCTGGTTGATCAGAACAAAGAAAAACCGCACGCTACATTTATGCTCTTTAAAAACGAGCAGGATGTAAAGGCCGATGATTATAGCAAATCGCCCTGGTACCAATCGTTAAACGGAAAATGGAAATTTACCTATGTTGATAAGTACGCCAACCGCCAAACCGATTTTTACCGAACCGATTTAGATGATAAACAGTGGAAAGATATCCCGGTGCCATCAAACTGGGAAATGAAAGGATTTGGTACACCTATTTATACCAACATCACTTATCCATACCCCAAAAACCCGCCCTTTATTGGCGAAAATAATCCGGTAGGTACCTATCGCAAAACTTTTAGTGTTCCCGCTAATTGGGATGGCAAAGAAGTGATTTTGCAGTTCGGTTCAATCACTGGTTGTGCATTTGTTTACGTAAACGGTAAAAAAGTAGGCATGACCAAGGCCTCAAAATCCCCTGCCGAGTTTAATGTAACTAAATACCTAACCAAAGGACAAAACCTGTTAGCCGTACAGGTTTTCCGCTGGCACGATGGAAGCTATCTCGAAGACCAGGATTTTTGGCGCTTAAGCGGTATTGAACGCAATGTTTTCCTTTACGCTTTGCCTAAGCTCACCGTGTGGGACTTTTTTGTAAAAGCCGATTTAGATGTCACTTATACCAACGGCTTATTCAGTGCCGATGTTAATTTGCGTCAGTTTGCAGGTAATACGGCCAAGGCAGCTGCGGTATCGGTTTCGGTGTTTGATAAGGCCGGTAAGCCGGTATACAGCAAGCAATTACCTGTTACTTTGGGTACTGATAGCCTGCAGACCGTGCATTTTGATGGCACGGTGAAAAATCCGATGAAATGGAGCGGTGAATCGCCGTACCTGTATGATTGCATTATTGCCTTAAAGGATGCCAAAGGTGCCGTAGTGAATTATACGGGTGCTAAAATTGGTTTCCGCAAGGTGGAAATTAAAGATGCGCAATTGATGGTAAATGGCATGCCTGTACTGGTAAGAGGGGTTAACCGCCACGAGCATGATGAAATTGAAGGTCACGTAACATCAAAAGAAATGATGTTGAAAGACTTGAAGATGATGAAAGCATTTAATGTGAATGCCGTGCGTACCTGTCACTACCCTAACGACCCGCTTTGGTATAAACTGTGCGATGAGTACGGCATGTACCTGGTGGATGAAGCCAATATTGAAACCCACGGTATGGGTGCCGAGTGGCAAGGCGGATTTGATAAAAGCAAGCACCCGGCTTATTTGCCCGAATGGGCTCCGGCTCATATTGACCGTACCAAACGTTTGGTGGAGCGTGATAAAAATCACGCATCGGTAATTATCTGGTCGTTAGGCAACGAGTGTGGTAATGGCCCTGTGTTTTACGAAAACTATAAGTGGATAAAGAGTCGTGATAATACCCGCATGGTGCAGTTTGAGCAAGCCGGCGAAAATTCCAATACCGATATTGTTTGCCCTATGTACCCCCGTGTAGGCGATATGAAGCGTTATGCTGACGCTACCGATAAAACCCGTCCATATATTATGTGCGAATATTCGCACGCCATGGGTAACAGCAGCGGCAACTTCCAGGAGTATTTTGATATTATTGCAAGCAGCAAGCACATGCAGGGCGGCTTTATATGGGACTGGGTCGACCAGGGCATGAAAACTAAAGCCAGCACCGGCGAATATTTTTGGGCTTACGGCGGCGACCTTGGCGGCTATAACCTGCAAAACGATGAAAACTTTTGTGCCAATGGTTTGGTAACACCCGACCGCATGCCGCATCCCGGCTTGTACGAAGTGAAAAAGGTTTACCAAAATGTAATTTTCACCAGTAAAAATATTAGTGGTGGCAACCTGCATATCCAAAACAGGTTCGATTTTACCAATCTTAACCAGTATACCTTTAAGTGGGAACTGTACCGTAACGGCGAAAAAATAAAAGAAGCTCCGTTCGAAGTAAATTTGGCTCCGCATGCACAAACCGATGTAAATCTTAAACTGCCCATGTTTAAATCGTTACCGGGCAGCGAGTATTACCTGGTGGTAAAAGCATTTACCAAAACATCAACCGAAATGCTGCCTGCCGGTCACGAAATTGCAAGTGAGCAGTTCAAGTATGCAGGTGATTATTTTGCAGGCATCAAACCAACAGGTACTTTGAAAATAAGCAAGGATGCTGATAAATTAACCTTTGAATCGGGCAGTATAACCGGCGAATTTGATTTAAAACAAGGCCGCGTTAGCCGCTATATGCAGGCAGGTAAGTCCGTTTTGGGTCAGTTTCCTGAACCATATTTTTGGCGTGCACCAACCGATAATGATTTTGGTAACGGTATGCCGCAAAAACTGGGTATATGGCGCAGTGCGCATGCTAACCGCGTTGTGAAAAGCGTAACGGCGGGCGAACAAACTGCCGATGGCGTACCCGTAAAGGTGGTTTATGAACTTACCGGCATTGGCGTACCTTACACTATTGATTACCTGATACAAAACGATGGCTCAGTAAAAGTAACCTCGTCAATTGACATGAGCGGCCGCGATTTGCCCGAAATGCCACGCTTCGGTATGCGTATGCAGCTGCCTGGTTATTACGGCAATCTGGCTTACTATGGCCGTGGCCCGTTTGAAAATTATAGCGACCGTAATACCGCAGCATTTGTTGGGCTTTATAAGGATAAGGTAGAGAATCAATACTTCAGAGGGTATGTGCGCCCGCAGGAGAGTGGTTATAAAACCGATGTGCGTTGGTTAACCTTAACCGGCAACGAAGGTAAGGGGTTGAAAATTGAAGGTATTCAGCCTATCTGTTTCAGTGCGTTAAATGTAAGCACCGAGGCGCTCGACCCCGGTATGAGCAAAAAGCAACAGCATCCAACCGACGTACGTTTCAGCAAAGATGTGTTTCTGAACATCGACTTTGCCCAGCGCGGCGTAGGTGGCGATGATAGCTGGGGAGCATTGCCTCACAAGCAATATCGCCTGATGGATAAAAAATACACTTATAGCTTTGTAATTAAGCCGGTTGAGTAACTCACCGTTTATTAACTTAAAAGGCGTTACCTGAACTAATAGGTAACGCCTTTTTTAATTAGAACGAATTGTTGGTTAAGCAATAGTGTATGCATAGCATTTATGCTCCAGCCACGCTGCCTCCTCGGGGCTTAAATATGGACTTAGTTTCTCTAAAACCATTTGGTTGTAGGCATCCAGCCATTTTAGGTGTTTACTTTCCAGCAGTTCTTTTTTAATCGGGGCGGGGTCTATTAGCGCCAGCGTAAGGGTTTCAAAGGCGTAGAACTCGCCAAACTCGTTTACGGTATCTTTAACAGTGAGCACCAGGTTTTCAATACGAACGCCATGTTTTCCGGGGCGATAGATGCCCGGCTCAATAGAGGTGATCATTCCCAATTCAATTGCAATGGTTACATTAGTGGGGTTTAACACCTGCGGCCCTTCGTGCACGTTTAAATAATAACCCACGCCATGCCCGGTGCCGTGGCCGTAGTTAATGGCGTGTTCCCAAAGCGGCTGGCGCGTAATGGCATCAATCTGGTAACCACAAGTTCCTTTCGGAAAACGGGCTGTCGAGCCGTCAATCATGGCTTTGAGTACCAAGGTGTAGTCGATGCGCTCTTCGTCGGTTAGCTCGCCTAAGGCCAGCATGCGGGTAATGTCGGTGGTGCCGTAGTGGTATTGGCCGCCCGAGTCTACCAAAAAAAAGCCTCCTGCTTCTAAAGTACTATTGCTTTCAGCAGTTGCCGAATAGTGTGGCAAAGCACCGTGTGCACGGTAACCGCCAATGGTGTTAAAGCTTTTACCCGCAAAATCGGGCTGCGCTGCCCTAAAGTCTTCCAGCTGTTGTGCTGCAGATAGCTCGGTGATATGGCTTTTGCCAATGTTCTCTTCCATCCACTTAAAAAAGCGCGTCATGGCCACGCCGTCCTGTATCATGGCGGTACGGGTATTGGTAATTTCTACCTCGTTTTTAAGGGCTTTGAGTAAGGTGCTCGGGTTGCTGTTTCTAACTACCCGCGCTGCGCCCAGTATGTGCTTGTACGTGGCGTACGAAGTTTTTTTGGGGTCGAGGAGTACCTTGGCCTCGGTGGTTATTAAGCCCAAGCTTTCGCCAATGGCGGTGTAAGGCGCTGTTTCAACACCGTTTAAGTGAAGGGTGTCAATATCCTTGTCACTTAGTTTGCCCGGGGCGATGAATAGCGTTGCCTTATTAGGGCTTACTAACGCATAAGCCAGTACAACCGGGTTATAGCTTACATCACTGCCGCGCAGGTTGAACAACCAGGCCACATCATCAAGTGCCGAAACTAAGTGATGCGTAACACCTTGCTTAGCCATTCCGGCCCGTACGGCTGCCAGTTTTTGCGCGGCGCTTGCACCGGCGTGTTCGGCATCAATTAAAAATGCAGGGGCCGATGGCAATACCGGGCGGTTTGCCCATAATGCGTCAAGATAATCAGCCGCATGAAATTTGAACGAAAAAGCCGCAAGCTGTTCAAAAAGCAGATCGGTAAGGTGAACCGAAATAAGGTTGGCATCAAATCCCACGGTGCTGCCTGCCGGTAATTGTCCGCCAAGCCATTCAATGTATTCGGGGGCATGCTGCACTTTAAGTTTCACCAGTTCATAACCGGTGCCTGCCAGTTGCTCTTCGGCCTGTACAAAGTACCTGAAATCGGCCCAAAGCTGCGCATGGTTTTGTGTGATGAGCAGGCAACCCGCCGAGCCGGTAAAGCCAGAGGCAAAGGCCAGGCATTTGTACCGCTCGGGCACGTACTCACTTATGTGTGGGTCTGACGATGGAATAAGATAGGCATCAACGCCATCGTTTTTCATGGCCTGGCGTATGCCGGCCAGTTTTTCCTGATAGTTCATATTATGTATAAGGGTATTCTGTTGATTGTTAGCCTCGTAAGGCAAATGTCATTAAGTTAAGGATAAATAGGAGTGGTCTGTGAGGACACAGACCACGGCCAGCCAGCCGACGCCTGTGTCCCCACAGGCGTCTTTTTCTTTAACTTAATGACATTGCTCGCAAGGCACTTATTATTTAACCGCCCACTCATGTATACCCGCCGAGTTATCGGCCGGGAGTTTAACCTCCATGCGTATGGCTGTAGTTTTAACGGGTTCAAATTGCACAATATTGTATTTGTCTTTTGCAATGCTGTACGGCTTAAGCGGTTTTACCGCAACCCATTCATTCCCTTTTTTATAGTAAATGGTATACGAATCAGGAATTCGGCAACCGCCCCAGGGGCCATCATCAAACCAATAAACTTTTGATTCTGATACGGTGCTTTCCTGCTTAAATGTGTACTCTACAAATTCGGTACTGTTCTTTTTAGGCCACCAGTGCAGGTAAGGGTAGTTGGCATCTTTCGAATCGGCGGGCTCCAGCTGGTCGTTCAAAGCTTTGTGCATACGCTCGCTTTTTAATGATGATGTTACTTTGCTGGTACTGGCAATGGTTGCCGCAGGTTTAGGTAATGCTGCCGATGTTTGGTATGGAATCCACACCATCATTTCGCCGGGGCCGCGGTTTGCCCAGGCATAGTAGGGGATGGCCGTAACCTGTTGCGTGGTTTCGGTTAATGCATCGCTATTGAGTTGCCTTTTGAAACTTTTACCGGTGGTGTTGATGGTGTACAGGCCATTGAGCAATTCGGGCTTATAACTAACGGAGGCTTTACTGTTGGTGTCTATCAAAATGTTTTGCACCAGGCTATCTGCATTATCTGGTCCCTCCAGGCAATAAACCAGCGGCCCGCGCTGAAATGCAAAGCGGCCTTTATCATCTTTAACCTGTGCATTGGCCATTACCTTTTGCGTTTCCATGGGCAGGTTCATGTTTATCTTGTCGCCTTTGGCCCATTTGCGGTTAATAACTACATAGCCATTTTGCAATTGATAGGTTACCGGCTTGCCATTGAGGGTAATGGTTACCGGCGGTGTATAGTTATTGGTATAACTGTACAGATTGCCAGGGATAGGCTGCTGTCTTGCCCATCCGGGTACACGAAGCCTGACAGTAAATACGGCTGGTTTAGCAGGTGTTATGGTTAAATTAACTGCACCTTTCCACGGGTATTCGGTGCTTTGGTCAATTTTTACGGTGGTTGATGAAAGCTGAATATCAGCACTGTTGGCCATATACAGGTTCACGTACAAATCGTTATGATTATGTGCATAAACGTAGCCCGGTACCGAAGCCAGAAAGCGGGTCATGTTGGAGATACAGCAGGCGCAATTGAACCAGGCACTACGCTGATGCTGCCCCATGGAAGCCAGCGGATTAGGGTAAAAGAATTTGGTTCCGCTTAAGGAAATGCCCGAGAGCAGGCCGTTATAAAGGGTACGCTCCAGCACATCAATGTATTTAGAATCGCCGTGGAGCTGAAACATGCGGCTGTTCCAGTAAACGTTGGCTATGGCCGCACAGGTTTCGGCATAGGCCGACATGTTGGGCAACTGATAGGCGTTACCAAATGCCTCGCCTGCGTTGGTGGCGCCAATGCCGCCGGTAAGGTAAATTTTGGTGCCTACCACATCGTGCCATATATCGTCGATAGCAGCAAGGTAACTTTGGTCGCCGGTAATGGCGGCAATATCGGCCATACCGGTGTACATGTAGGCGGCACGTACGGCATGCCCCATGGCCTCGTGCTGGTCAACAACCCGTTTGGATGCCTGGTTATATTCGGTGCCTTTTGGGCCGCGTACATCTAAAAAGAATTTAGCCAGATCGAGGTATTGCTTTTTGCCCGTAACGCGGTAAAGTTTTACCAGCCCAATTTCAACAATTTGATGGCCGGGATATTTTTCTTCTTTCCCGTAACCAAAATCGTGCACCAGCAGGTCGGCATTTTTAATGGCGATGTTGAGCAGCGTGCGTTTGCCGGTTGATTGATAATGCGCCACTGCGGCCTCAAATAAATGCCCCGAATTATAAAGCTCGTGACTCAAATCTTCTTCCTTTTCCCAGCGTTTGGAGCCCACCCACGGGTGTGGCTTAGCCGGGTTAATGGTGCGGAAAGTGTACAAATAACCATCCTTTTCCTGCGCGGCACCAATAATGCTAATCAGCGAATCGATCTGCTTATCCAGCAGCGGGTTCTTTTTTACCTGCATGGCATATGATGCGCCTTCAATAACCTTATACACATCGGTATCATCAAAGGTGTACTCGGTCAGCTTATCGCCGGGGAGTTGCTTGGCGGCACGTAAAAAGTTGTCAATGCGGCCGTTCTCTTTACATTTTTGCAGTATGTAAGGTATGGTAACGGTGGCATTGGTTTCCATACGCGGCTGCCAGAAATTATCATGCACATGCACGCTGGTAAACGCAACGGGTTGTATGGGATAGTCTTTTACCTGTGCATACACACCTGTTGTGCAGGTGGCTATTAATATAAACCCTAAGGCTTTTCTGCAGTTCAAACGTATCATAAAAGTTTATTTAAAACTGGTTTACCATTACTCACGAATTAAACTTATACCATAAACAGGTCCTGTGCTGTTACCCGGCTTAGGCTTCAGAGTAATTTGTACCGTAGTGACACCCTTAGTCAGTTCTTCGGGTATGGCGTAGGTTATATCGTAAAAACGGCTCTCCTTATATTTATTCTGGTCTTCGGAGGCAATGGGTTTATCGTTCACTAAAATATCAAATTTTCGCTCGCGGTTATCCATTCCCCAGTAGGTAAATATCAGGCTGTTTTTCTTCTCGGGCGATACCTTCATTTCAAAGGTCAGGTAACCGCCATCCGCCGCGGCACGCCACTTATGCAAGTGGTCTTCGCCGTTGCTTATCTTTTCGCCGGTTAATTTGTGGTCGCGTTCTGGCTGCATTTCTCCCAGGCGTATCATATCAATGGTACGTGCTTTAAGGGCCTGGGCTTCTTTGTTTTTGGCCTCGTAAACCTTTTGCTGTTCGGCCCAGGTTTGTTTAGTAAACACATCCCAATAAATGAGGTAATATTGATTGGCAACTGCGTAAAAAGGTATCAGCTCCACATCGTTAGGCTGGCCGGTAGCGGCAGTTTTAAATACTAACTGCTGGCTGTCGGTGCGTTTTAACCAGGATGATGTATTGTTATTAGTGGTTACCATAACAGGGCTGCCCGCAACCGGGTCGGGCTCGGTATTACCTAAAATGCCTGCCAATAATACCGGCCCGTAAAATAGGGCTTGTCTGTTAGCATTATCAGGCATAGGTTCACTGTGCAAACCGGCAGGCAGGGTTAGTTCTACCTTGTCGTTGTTTTTCCATTGGCGATTAATAGTTAGGTAGCCTTCGGCATCGGTTGTGGTGCTTTGAGTTTTTCCGTTCACCTTTAAAGTTATGCCATTGGCCCAAATGGGTTTACGCAGGCGCAACACAAATTTAGTTGGTTTAGCGGCACTTATGGTATAAGTAACCAGGTTGCTTGCGGGTATGTTGCTCTCTTGCTTTAAGGTGATACCCTTTTCTTTCCATTGAAGTACAGACGGAATAAAAAGGTTGACATATAAACTGCCATCGGCTCCCTTAAAATAAATGCTCTCATTGTATTTCACATGATTTTCCATGCCCGACCCCACACAGCAGGTAAAGGTGTTAAACTCGTCGCTAAACTCTTTTTTGCCTCCCGGCCTAAGCGGCACAAAATAACAGGTCATGCCGTTGCTGTGGTTTTGCGATGCCAGGATGTGGTTGTATAAGGCCTTTTCGTAATAATCCATATACCGTGCCGAAGGCTGCTGCGCAAACAAATGCCGGGTTAGCTTGAGCATGTTGTAAGTGTTGCAGGTTTCGGTATTGTTGTCGCTCAACTTATCGTTAAGCTTGCCGGGCTGGCCCAGGTACTCGTAATTGCTGTTTCCTCCGTTGGCATACGAATGGTTGTTCACCACAGTTTCCCAAAAGTAATTGGCTATGGTTTGGTCTTTATTATCGGCAGTAAGTTCGTAGCGGCGGGTGCTGGCAATTACCTTGGGTATTTGGGTGTTGGAGTGCTTTCCCGGCAGCACATCATGTTTTACTGCCAGCGAATCGAGTATGCGTTTGTCATAAAAACGGTTGGAAAGGTCTAAATATTTACGTTGCGCGGTTAGGGCATAGGTGTTTACCAAAACTTCGGCCATGCCGCCGTACTCGCATATCAGCATCTGCTGCATCTGGTCTTCGTTTAGCGGGGTAATGGTGTTGGCAACCCAATCGGCCATTTTTTGCTCCATGGCTAAAGCCTTGCTGTTATTGGTATACAAATAGGCATCCAGTAAACCGGCCATCACTTTATGCACCGTATACCACGGCGACCATGCACCATTCAAATCAAACCCGCGTGAGCGTATCTTGCCCGCCGAAACATCGGTCCACAAACTGTCTTCTTTGGGTATGGCACCTATATAACCGGTTTTGCGTGCGGTTTGGCAGGCCTCCAGTTCATTAACCATATAATTCACCTTAGCTAAAAAAGCCTTGTTACCGGTAGCTGCATACTGCAAGGCACAGGCAC contains the following coding sequences:
- a CDS encoding glycoside hydrolase family 2 TIM barrel-domain containing protein translates to MKKHLYLLLMMAGQMAFSQSKNNDWENPGLVDQNKEKPHATFMLFKNEQDVKADDYSKSPWYQSLNGKWKFTYVDKYANRQTDFYRTDLDDKQWKDIPVPSNWEMKGFGTPIYTNITYPYPKNPPFIGENNPVGTYRKTFSVPANWDGKEVILQFGSITGCAFVYVNGKKVGMTKASKSPAEFNVTKYLTKGQNLLAVQVFRWHDGSYLEDQDFWRLSGIERNVFLYALPKLTVWDFFVKADLDVTYTNGLFSADVNLRQFAGNTAKAAAVSVSVFDKAGKPVYSKQLPVTLGTDSLQTVHFDGTVKNPMKWSGESPYLYDCIIALKDAKGAVVNYTGAKIGFRKVEIKDAQLMVNGMPVLVRGVNRHEHDEIEGHVTSKEMMLKDLKMMKAFNVNAVRTCHYPNDPLWYKLCDEYGMYLVDEANIETHGMGAEWQGGFDKSKHPAYLPEWAPAHIDRTKRLVERDKNHASVIIWSLGNECGNGPVFYENYKWIKSRDNTRMVQFEQAGENSNTDIVCPMYPRVGDMKRYADATDKTRPYIMCEYSHAMGNSSGNFQEYFDIIASSKHMQGGFIWDWVDQGMKTKASTGEYFWAYGGDLGGYNLQNDENFCANGLVTPDRMPHPGLYEVKKVYQNVIFTSKNISGGNLHIQNRFDFTNLNQYTFKWELYRNGEKIKEAPFEVNLAPHAQTDVNLKLPMFKSLPGSEYYLVVKAFTKTSTEMLPAGHEIASEQFKYAGDYFAGIKPTGTLKISKDADKLTFESGSITGEFDLKQGRVSRYMQAGKSVLGQFPEPYFWRAPTDNDFGNGMPQKLGIWRSAHANRVVKSVTAGEQTADGVPVKVVYELTGIGVPYTIDYLIQNDGSVKVTSSIDMSGRDLPEMPRFGMRMQLPGYYGNLAYYGRGPFENYSDRNTAAFVGLYKDKVENQYFRGYVRPQESGYKTDVRWLTLTGNEGKGLKIEGIQPICFSALNVSTEALDPGMSKKQQHPTDVRFSKDVFLNIDFAQRGVGGDDSWGALPHKQYRLMDKKYTYSFVIKPVE
- a CDS encoding aminopeptidase P family protein, producing the protein MNYQEKLAGIRQAMKNDGVDAYLIPSSDPHISEYVPERYKCLAFASGFTGSAGCLLITQNHAQLWADFRYFVQAEEQLAGTGYELVKLKVQHAPEYIEWLGGQLPAGSTVGFDANLISVHLTDLLFEQLAAFSFKFHAADYLDALWANRPVLPSAPAFLIDAEHAGASAAQKLAAVRAGMAKQGVTHHLVSALDDVAWLFNLRGSDVSYNPVVLAYALVSPNKATLFIAPGKLSDKDIDTLHLNGVETAPYTAIGESLGLITTEAKVLLDPKKTSYATYKHILGAARVVRNSNPSTLLKALKNEVEITNTRTAMIQDGVAMTRFFKWMEENIGKSHITELSAAQQLEDFRAAQPDFAGKSFNTIGGYRAHGALPHYSATAESNSTLEAGGFFLVDSGGQYHYGTTDITRMLALGELTDEERIDYTLVLKAMIDGSTARFPKGTCGYQIDAITRQPLWEHAINYGHGTGHGVGYYLNVHEGPQVLNPTNVTIAIELGMITSIEPGIYRPGKHGVRIENLVLTVKDTVNEFGEFYAFETLTLALIDPAPIKKELLESKHLKWLDAYNQMVLEKLSPYLSPEEAAWLEHKCYAYTIA
- a CDS encoding glycoside hydrolase family 127 protein, which translates into the protein MIRLNCRKALGFILIATCTTGVYAQVKDYPIQPVAFTSVHVHDNFWQPRMETNATVTIPYILQKCKENGRIDNFLRAAKQLPGDKLTEYTFDDTDVYKVIEGASYAMQVKKNPLLDKQIDSLISIIGAAQEKDGYLYTFRTINPAKPHPWVGSKRWEKEEDLSHELYNSGHLFEAAVAHYQSTGKRTLLNIAIKNADLLVHDFGYGKEEKYPGHQIVEIGLVKLYRVTGKKQYLDLAKFFLDVRGPKGTEYNQASKRVVDQHEAMGHAVRAAYMYTGMADIAAITGDQSYLAAIDDIWHDVVGTKIYLTGGIGATNAGEAFGNAYQLPNMSAYAETCAAIANVYWNSRMFQLHGDSKYIDVLERTLYNGLLSGISLSGTKFFYPNPLASMGQHQRSAWFNCACCISNMTRFLASVPGYVYAHNHNDLYVNLYMANSADIQLSSTTVKIDQSTEYPWKGAVNLTITPAKPAVFTVRLRVPGWARQQPIPGNLYSYTNNYTPPVTITLNGKPVTYQLQNGYVVINRKWAKGDKINMNLPMETQKVMANAQVKDDKGRFAFQRGPLVYCLEGPDNADSLVQNILIDTNSKASVSYKPELLNGLYTINTTGKSFKRQLNSDALTETTQQVTAIPYYAWANRGPGEMMVWIPYQTSAALPKPAATIASTSKVTSSLKSERMHKALNDQLEPADSKDANYPYLHWWPKKNSTEFVEYTFKQESTVSESKVYWFDDGPWGGCRIPDSYTIYYKKGNEWVAVKPLKPYSIAKDKYNIVQFEPVKTTAIRMEVKLPADNSAGIHEWAVK
- a CDS encoding glycoside hydrolase family 127 protein, which gives rise to MKRILFLLPLFCTLAAHSQSYAPQLNDKRMKVKNAVAIQAYPFDMGQVKLLNSPFNDAMHATEAYLLKIDPDRLMAAFRAHSGLKPKATMYGGWENSGLAGHTLGHYLSACALQYAATGNKAFLAKVNYMVNELEACQTARKTGYIGAIPKEDSLWTDVSAGKIRSRGFDLNGAWSPWYTVHKVMAGLLDAYLYTNNSKALAMEQKMADWVANTITPLNEDQMQQMLICEYGGMAEVLVNTYALTAQRKYLDLSNRFYDKRILDSLAVKHDVLPGKHSNTQIPKVIASTRRYELTADNKDQTIANYFWETVVNNHSYANGGNSNYEYLGQPGKLNDKLSDNNTETCNTYNMLKLTRHLFAQQPSARYMDYYEKALYNHILASQNHSNGMTCYFVPLRPGGKKEFSDEFNTFTCCVGSGMENHVKYNESIYFKGADGSLYVNLFIPSVLQWKEKGITLKQESNIPASNLVTYTISAAKPTKFVLRLRKPIWANGITLKVNGKTQSTTTDAEGYLTINRQWKNNDKVELTLPAGLHSEPMPDNANRQALFYGPVLLAGILGNTEPDPVAGSPVMVTTNNNTSSWLKRTDSQQLVFKTAATGQPNDVELIPFYAVANQYYLIYWDVFTKQTWAEQQKVYEAKNKEAQALKARTIDMIRLGEMQPERDHKLTGEKISNGEDHLHKWRAAADGGYLTFEMKVSPEKKNSLIFTYWGMDNRERKFDILVNDKPIASEDQNKYKESRFYDITYAIPEELTKGVTTVQITLKPKPGNSTGPVYGISLIRE